The DNA sequence GTCTTTGAATGTCCGGCCGAGGAAATTGAACAGGTCAAGCAGCTGGTCGAAGCAGAGATGAGCGGGGCGCTAAAGCTTGACGTGCCGATCAAGGTCGACCTGGGTTACGGTGCCAACTGGGCGGAAGCTAAAGGTTAGTTGCCTTTTTTTATGTACTCGACAAAATAATGAACACTGGTCCCGATCTGTGCCTGGTCGCTGGTGCACTTCGTCACTCCCGGTGTTTTGTCGATTATATTCCTGATCCGCCGCAATTGAAGTTCCCCGGCCGGGGAATCGGCGCATTCCACGTATATCGTCATCGCCGCCATTTTTTTACCGTTAGCTTCATATTCATGGAAAAATCCGACGGAAATATTGGCGATATCTTTCATCGGGTTGGCAATTTTATCGAGCAAGCCCTGCCGGCTCTCGGCAATTATTAGGAAAGGCTGTCTGACCCTTGGCGCTTGCGGGCCGGCAAATTGGGCCTGCAGTTCTTTTATGGCTTCGGCCAGGAATTTATCCGCATTTTTAATTTCACCCCTGCCCAACTTTTGCAAAAATTCTGCCGGTTCACGCAGCCCGTGTCGAGCGAGAAAATCACCGAAAAACCCGGACGCAAGCAGTTCAGCCGCCGATAAATGATATTTTTCTAGTTTACCGTTTAAATAAACAGCCGCCAGAGAGAGTAAAGTCCCCTCACCAAGTGAGGCGTAATATCTCTTCAACTCGTCGACTGCTTCAGGCGTGCGCACCCATTCCAACCACTCGAGCCCAGGCTGTGCTCTCTGATAAAAATCAACATGAACAATATCCCCATCTTTTAGAACACGCGATAAGGGTATCCCTGTATGGCCGTTAACCTTGGCGCCGACGGCGGACAGAGCTTTCTTGTCAAATAAACGAAAAGCAAAATCAAGAACGCTAGCCCCCCTGGGCAATTGGACCGGGGTGTTTCTTTTATGAGTATAAACGGTAATGGGCACGCTTTCTGCCGCGAATATTTCGCCTAAGTCTTTATCTTTTACGCCGTATTCACTGCTTAAGTGTCTTATTAAAGAATCCAGCCAGATCAGGTTTATCTTCTTCCAGTCCGGCGCCCCTTTGATATAAGCCAGGACCCCGCCCTGATACTCACGATACATTTGCCGGTCTCTTATCTGGACCAACAAACAGCCGAATTCTTCGACTTTGACATAGGTATGGAGAAAACGGTGGCCGTTCGGGCAGGCCTCGTAAATATGGTCCTCAATTTTATGGTCTTTGGCGGGATGAAATAACTTGTGGATCGCGCTCATCGCCAAATGGCAGTTAGAGGTTTCGATCGCAGAATAGACCGGTTTTTCCGGCACGATCACGTTGACCCGCCAGACATCATCGGCAGAGATATCCGCCAATGTCTTATTTTTCAATTCGGCCCTTTGGCAGAGTTCGTAAACACCCCGGCGCTCACAATTGATTTTCACCCCGATCGGCGAGAAGTTTTTTCTTAGATCGTCGGTTATCTCTTGAACTCTCTTTTTGCTTTGCTTGATTATCACCTCGCGACAAGTTTTAATTTCCCGATAACGTTCCGGCTCCAGATATTCGAAAGCCAGCTCCTCAAGATCTCTTTTCAAGGCCCACATCCCTAAGATATCGGCAATGCGGCTGTAGATGTAGAGGGTTTCCGCCGCCTTTTTCCTCGCCGATTCACTTTTGGCGTAGGCCAGGGTGCGCATATTATGCAAACGATCGGCAAATTTAATGATCAGGACCGACGGGTCTTTGCGGGCGGCTTCGAGCAATTTACCGAAGATATAATCCTTGGAGGGTTTGGAGCCGGAATAATCCGGTTCTTTGCCCAGTTCGGTGATACCGTCAACTAAATCGGCCACCCTTTCTCCCAAAAGATCGGCGACATATTCCTTATTGATCTTATTGCCGTTCAATAATCCGTCTTCGACCACGTCGTGGCAAAGAGCGGCCGCCATTTCTTCCGCGCCTAATCCCCACTCTTTTACGATTTGCGCCGTTGCCAGCGCATGGGTAACGTACGGCTCATTGCTCAAACGAAATTGGCCGTAATGAGCCCGCCAGGCCAGATCAAACGCCTGATCGATCAATCGGCTTTCCTCCGCCGAAAATTTTTCTTTCAAGGACAAAAGCTGTTGGGAGCAACTGTGATGGCATTTGCTCATGACCGATAATTCTTTGCCCCCCAAATTGGCATTCAATAATCTGAACCAATGGGGAAAACATTTGAGTTTGACGGATCGGCGCGAGACCAGCGCTGAGGCGCCGCCGGCCGGCAGTCCGGAGTTTTGCGCCAATAAATAATTATAATTCGCGGATTGTACTTTCATGTATTGAAGCCTTAGCTTCCTCTATTTCATCGCTTGCTAGGAGGGGAAATTTCAAGATTAACACTTTGATCCCTCTAATTATAATATCGACAGGTTTTAGCAAAAATTTCGCCGAAAATCGGCAAATAAAGTAGAATTACTTAATTGTCGTTTGGCTTAAAAACCGCCGGCCGATTATCACCGCGGCATAGTCATCGACCGGTACGGGCGGGGTGAGGAACGAAGTTGGCACGAAGCGGCGCCAGCCGCGGGGCGGATTGGCCTGCCAGAACAGCTGCCGGGCCTGCCAGGTCGAGTCT is a window from the Candidatus Margulisiibacteriota bacterium genome containing:
- a CDS encoding HD domain-containing protein, coding for MKVQSANYNYLLAQNSGLPAGGASALVSRRSVKLKCFPHWFRLLNANLGGKELSVMSKCHHSCSQQLLSLKEKFSAEESRLIDQAFDLAWRAHYGQFRLSNEPYVTHALATAQIVKEWGLGAEEMAAALCHDVVEDGLLNGNKINKEYVADLLGERVADLVDGITELGKEPDYSGSKPSKDYIFGKLLEAARKDPSVLIIKFADRLHNMRTLAYAKSESARKKAAETLYIYSRIADILGMWALKRDLEELAFEYLEPERYREIKTCREVIIKQSKKRVQEITDDLRKNFSPIGVKINCERRGVYELCQRAELKNKTLADISADDVWRVNVIVPEKPVYSAIETSNCHLAMSAIHKLFHPAKDHKIEDHIYEACPNGHRFLHTYVKVEEFGCLLVQIRDRQMYREYQGGVLAYIKGAPDWKKINLIWLDSLIRHLSSEYGVKDKDLGEIFAAESVPITVYTHKRNTPVQLPRGASVLDFAFRLFDKKALSAVGAKVNGHTGIPLSRVLKDGDIVHVDFYQRAQPGLEWLEWVRTPEAVDELKRYYASLGEGTLLSLAAVYLNGKLEKYHLSAAELLASGFFGDFLARHGLREPAEFLQKLGRGEIKNADKFLAEAIKELQAQFAGPQAPRVRQPFLIIAESRQGLLDKIANPMKDIANISVGFFHEYEANGKKMAAMTIYVECADSPAGELQLRRIRNIIDKTPGVTKCTSDQAQIGTSVHYFVEYIKKGN